A window of Flavobacterium psychrophilum genomic DNA:
TCTATTTTTCCTGAATTTAACTGGTAACGCACATCATTTATAAGTCCTGTATCTTCTTTACTGTGTTTACTGATATACAAAGCTCTTTCTATGATCACATATACGGTAAAAAACAAAAGTATAAGGATTGGTACAACCATAACCCCACCTTTCATAAGCATAGAAAAGAAATTAATAGATTGCTCTGTACCTGCTGCAGCTGCATCAACAGGAGCATCCTTAGCAACTGCAAGAGAGTCCTGAAGTAAGAAAATTAAGTTTGTCATGTTCTGAAAAAGATTTCTTTTAGATGTAAAATGTGCCCTCCGGCTGTAATTGTTGTTTATAAATGATAACGAATATATGCTTTTTTGAGTATGCGCAAAAGCAAAATAAAAAAAACCTGCCCATTTTCATGAGCAGGTTTTGGTATAATTTAACAGATAATATTAAACCTCTTCATTGTGTTGTTTCACAATCAGGTCTTTATCTTTTCTTGACATTGAATCTACAAGTACCGGCGTAGCGATAAATAGTGAAGAATATGTTCCGACTATAATACCGATTAGCATTGCAAATATGAATCCACGGATAGAATCACCACCAAAGATGAACATAATTGCCAATACAAGGATCATCGTTAATGATGTGTTGATCGTTCTTGACATTGTAGTATTTACCGACTGGTTAACGATTTGCTCGAAGTTACCTTTTGTATGACCTGCAAGGTATTCCCTTACCCTGTCAAATACAATTACGGTATCATTCATCGAGTATCCAATAACCGTTAGGATAGCCGCGATAAAGTGCTGGTCCATTTCCATATGGAAAGGCATGAATTTGTAGCAAAGTGAGTAGATACCCAGAACGAATATAACGTCGTGCGCTACAGCCGCGATAGCACCTAAGCTATACTGCCATTTTCTAAAACTTAACATCAGGTAGATAAATACGATAGCCATTGAACCTAATACTGCCCAAACTGAGTTAGCTTTGATATCATCAGCTACCACACCACTCACTTTAGAAGCAGATACAATCCCTAGTTGTTTACCTTCGTAAGTATTAACAAACTGATCGTAAGTTAATTCTTTTGTGTAATATTTCTTAAGACCTTCGTAAAGCATTTTGTTTACTTCAGTATCAGCAGCAACAGTATTCTGGTCAACTTTATATTTAGTTGTAATTCTTAACTGAGAATCGTTACCAAAGATTTTAGCATCTACAGTTCCGCCAAAAACCTCTCCTAGTTCATTTTTAACATCCTCAGTCGAAACTGATTTGTCAAATTTCACCTGGAATGTTCTACCTCCGGCAAAATCGATACCTTCATCAAGACCGTTAAAGTAGAAAGAAGCACAGCTTACAATAACTACTAAAGAAGAGAAGATGTAAGTAAATTTCTTAGCTCCAAGGAAGTTAAAATGGAAGTTTGTAAACCAGTTTTTAGACATTGGTGTTACAAATGTAAGTTTATCACCTCTTCTTACACTCCAGTCAAGCATAAGTCTTGTAATGAAGATAGATGTAAATAATGATGTGAATATACCTATAAGTAGTGTAGTCGCGAAACCTTTAACAGGACCTGTACCAAAAATCAATAGTACTAAACCTGTAAGAACGTGTGTCACGTTAGCATCTGTAATAGATGACATTGCACCTCTCCAGCTGAATGACGTTTTAATAGCCTCATCTAATGTTTTACCATGACGCAGCTCTTCTTTAGCACGTTCGTAGATAATGATGTTAGCATCTACTGCTGTACCCATTGTTAATACGATACCCGCAATACCCGGTAGTGTTAATACAGCACCAATACTTGCAAGGAAACCAAAAAGGAATAGTAAGTTAACTATAAGGGCAACGTTAGCATACCAACCTGATTTACCATAATAAATAACCATCCAAAGCGATACTAAAAGTAAACCTGCAATAGATGAAAGGATACCATTATCAATAGCTTCCTGACCTAATGACGGACCTACTACTTCTGACTGAACGATATCAGCAGACGCAGGAAGTTTACCAGCTCTTAGGATGTTAGCTAAATCTTTTGTTTCAGTTACGTCAAACGCACCTGATATCTGAGAGTTACCACCTGCAATAGGACCTGTAGATACACCCGGTGCAGAATATACAATGTTATCAAGAACAATAGCAATGTAACCTTGCTCCCTGTATGCTTTACCTGTCATTTCTTCCCAGGTCTGAGCACCTTTACTGTTCATCTGCATTTCTACTGACGGTTTACCCATTTGGTCAAACGCAGCATTAGCACCTGTAATTACGTTACCTGCAAGATCAGGAATACCTTCTCTATTAGTTTTAAGCGCATATAGTTCAAGAATACCTTTCGATTTTCTTGCATCTTCTTTACCCCATGCAAAACGCGCATAACGCATATCGCCTGAAAGTAATGAACGTATATCAGATCTTTTTAACCATCCGTTAATAGCAGCAGTATCTTTTACAGAAGCCATACCAATAACCGGACCTCCCTGGCTAGGGATAAGTTTATCAAATAATGGGTTAGCACCTTTAACCGGAGCAACCGCAGAATCTTTAGCTTTATTTGTAAGTAATGTATCTGTAGCAGAAGTTACAGTAGCTTCAGTTTTCACTTCAGCTTTTTCTGTTTTCTTAAGAATCTCATTAGCACCCATCAGGAAGCCCTGAAGGTCGTTAATTTTATAAGCTTCCCAGAATTCAAGCTGAGCAGTACTCTGTAATAGTTTTTTTACACGGTCGATATCTTTAGCACCTGGTAATTCTACCATGATACGTCCAGACTCACCCAATTTCTGGATGTTTGGCTGAACTACACCAAATTTATCAATACGCTCAGTTAATACACCGAAAGCACTGTCAATAGACTCACTTACTTTCTTTCTGATAACCGCTTTAACCTGGTCGTCAGTCATTTTTGTATTAACCGCTTCACCCATTATCCTGTTAGTGAATAATTCAGGAGAAGCAAGTTTCAGACCGTTAGACTCTTTATCAAACGCAATGAAAAACGCTTCAAGAAAGTCCTGGTTACCCTGCCTGTTTTTCTTAGCGTCTTCAAGAGCTTTGTTTAAAACAGGATTTTTAGAATTGTTCGCAAGGCCTTTAACGATATCTTTTACAGATATCTCAAGCATTACGTTGATTCCTCCTTCAAGGTCAAGACCTTTGTTGATTTGTTTGTTCCTTACTTCATCGTATGTATAACCTAGATATACAACTGAATCCTTCAATGATTCAAGATAAGCAACTTCTTTATCAGAGTCGCCACCTGCATGAGCCTTAGCATCATCTTCGATGCCATTTGAGACAAATGTGAAGGAAAGCTGGTAAATACATACTAACGCAAATAGTATTGCGAAAAATTTAATGAGTCCCTTATTCTGCATTATTTGTAAAAATTAATTTATGTTCAATTTTTTAAAAACGAGCAAATATATAATTTACGATAAGATTAACCAATTTATTTACTAATTATATCATAAAAAAAAGACTGCCTGTGGCAGTCTCCTTATTTTACTGGTCATTTCGTTATACAAGTACCGATTTCAGATCGGCATTCATGCTTCTTACAGCGTCTGCGCTTTTAGCAAAAAGGGCTTTTTCGTTGTCGTTAAGCTTAATATCTACAATTTCCTCAATTCCGTTTTTACCGATAATACATGGTACACCAAGGCAGATATCTTCCTGTCCATATTCCCCTTCAAGCAATACCGAACAAGCAATCATTTTCTTTTGGTCATTAAGAATACTATCCACAAGATATGCCACAGAAGCACCCGGCGCATACCATGCCGAAGTACCTAAAAGCCCTGTTAACGTAGCTCCACCAACCATAGTATCGGCTGCTACCTTATCCAGCGCTTCCTGCGATAGGAAATTAGAAACCGGACTACCATTGTACGAAGCAAGCCTTGTAAGCGGTATCATTGTTGTATCGCCATGCCCTCCTATTACCATACCCTGAACATCATTTAATGGCTTATCAAGTGCCTTACCTAAAAAGTATTTAAAACGTGAACTATCCAACGCTCCACCCATACCAATAATCCTGTGTTTAGGCACTCCGGTGGCTTTTAAGGTAAGATATGTCATTGTATCCATTGGGTTAGATACGACAACAATTATAGCTTTAGGCGAGTGTTTAAGCACATTTTCAGCCACCGACTTAACAATACCTGCATTTATCCCGATAAGCTCTTCGCGTGTCATCCCCGGTTTCCTGGGAACACCCGACGTTATCACTACTACATTACTATCTGCTGTTTTAGAAAAATCATTTGTTACTCCCGAAACACGGGTATTAAAACCTGTAGTAGTAGTACACTGAGAAATATCCATAGCTTTACCTTCGGCAAAACCTTCTTTAATATCCAGTAATACCACCTCGCTGGCAATTCCCCTGTAAGAGATCACATCGGCACAGGTAGCGCCTACGTTGCCGGCGCCTACTATTGTTACTTTCATAAAATAATCGTTTTATTAGGTTAGTTTGTTGTTGTTTTAAAATCCTAAGAACGTATTGCTTTTAAACGATTGTGCAAAAAAATGCACAACCAGGGTTTAAAAACACCAATTTACTAAATTATTTCGGCAGTTTTGTACTATTTCCTTTAAATATTTACCTTGACATATTATAAAACGAACCCAATAAAAAAAGGGCACTCTAAAATAGAATGCCCTTGTGTGTTTGTTTTGTATAATGAAGCTATTACGCGTCAATCTTAGCATAAACAGCGTTCTTTTCAATGAACT
This region includes:
- a CDS encoding preprotein translocase subunit SecD, with the protein product MQNKGLIKFFAILFALVCIYQLSFTFVSNGIEDDAKAHAGGDSDKEVAYLESLKDSVVYLGYTYDEVRNKQINKGLDLEGGINVMLEISVKDIVKGLANNSKNPVLNKALEDAKKNRQGNQDFLEAFFIAFDKESNGLKLASPELFTNRIMGEAVNTKMTDDQVKAVIRKKVSESIDSAFGVLTERIDKFGVVQPNIQKLGESGRIMVELPGAKDIDRVKKLLQSTAQLEFWEAYKINDLQGFLMGANEILKKTEKAEVKTEATVTSATDTLLTNKAKDSAVAPVKGANPLFDKLIPSQGGPVIGMASVKDTAAINGWLKRSDIRSLLSGDMRYARFAWGKEDARKSKGILELYALKTNREGIPDLAGNVITGANAAFDQMGKPSVEMQMNSKGAQTWEEMTGKAYREQGYIAIVLDNIVYSAPGVSTGPIAGGNSQISGAFDVTETKDLANILRAGKLPASADIVQSEVVGPSLGQEAIDNGILSSIAGLLLVSLWMVIYYGKSGWYANVALIVNLLFLFGFLASIGAVLTLPGIAGIVLTMGTAVDANIIIYERAKEELRHGKTLDEAIKTSFSWRGAMSSITDANVTHVLTGLVLLIFGTGPVKGFATTLLIGIFTSLFTSIFITRLMLDWSVRRGDKLTFVTPMSKNWFTNFHFNFLGAKKFTYIFSSLVVIVSCASFYFNGLDEGIDFAGGRTFQVKFDKSVSTEDVKNELGEVFGGTVDAKIFGNDSQLRITTKYKVDQNTVAADTEVNKMLYEGLKKYYTKELTYDQFVNTYEGKQLGIVSASKVSGVVADDIKANSVWAVLGSMAIVFIYLMLSFRKWQYSLGAIAAVAHDVIFVLGIYSLCYKFMPFHMEMDQHFIAAILTVIGYSMNDTVIVFDRVREYLAGHTKGNFEQIVNQSVNTTMSRTINTSLTMILVLAIMFIFGGDSIRGFIFAMLIGIIVGTYSSLFIATPVLVDSMSRKDKDLIVKQHNEEV
- a CDS encoding malate dehydrogenase translates to MKVTIVGAGNVGATCADVISYRGIASEVVLLDIKEGFAEGKAMDISQCTTTTGFNTRVSGVTNDFSKTADSNVVVITSGVPRKPGMTREELIGINAGIVKSVAENVLKHSPKAIIVVVSNPMDTMTYLTLKATGVPKHRIIGMGGALDSSRFKYFLGKALDKPLNDVQGMVIGGHGDTTMIPLTRLASYNGSPVSNFLSQEALDKVAADTMVGGATLTGLLGTSAWYAPGASVAYLVDSILNDQKKMIACSVLLEGEYGQEDICLGVPCIIGKNGIEEIVDIKLNDNEKALFAKSADAVRSMNADLKSVLV